One window of Methanothermobacter tenebrarum genomic DNA carries:
- a CDS encoding Mur ligase family protein, with protein sequence MKNKRILVVGAGNAGRPAAKLLHHLGNEVLVTEIKEFEELPSKARKRIERMREDGIRFHFGGHHPREIEWAEAIFISPNIPKNSIIYRLVKNREIEYITPSMIGSMLNSFINIPMVGVAGTDGKTTTTNMIKHIIEGKHPTISFSSLEDSLVIEGLVDLLVEGRLGEGEFAVFELPHGTIRMTQGLELCAGIITTLTPDHLDEFRDYDDYIRRNLLIKDLIKERGLLILNGDDPIINTFTDEIGSPHIIYSIGRERRVEFHGRSYVTKPIPADVKAEKIKLKGLMGSEFTFTTGRIPTLICEKCKSIECECGDFKRVYVGPYKERVSLQVPGIFNVENALAAITTGLILGFDMDYLKERIGEFKGIRGRFEVIDEVDGVKVYMDAAHNPESMEKLFEGLGFDGRLIISLDNPDTLTVRDKFKIGKTLARAADLLIVSAKNETTEEIDWKAAGEVAEGANPTKTIIVENVYKSIKKALEESEEGDTIIHMGPGVVNAYKNVKMDIKRAIEDYKENR encoded by the coding sequence ATGAAGAATAAGAGAATACTAGTGGTTGGTGCGGGGAATGCTGGCAGGCCCGCTGCAAAACTATTACATCACCTTGGCAATGAAGTGCTAGTCACAGAAATCAAAGAATTCGAGGAATTACCCTCAAAGGCCAGAAAGAGGATAGAAAGGATGCGCGAGGATGGTATAAGGTTCCATTTTGGGGGGCATCATCCCCGGGAGATAGAATGGGCTGAGGCCATCTTCATCTCACCTAACATCCCAAAAAATTCAATAATCTATAGATTAGTAAAAAATAGGGAGATTGAATATATAACGCCTTCTATGATTGGGAGTATGCTCAACTCTTTTATTAACATCCCAATGGTTGGGGTGGCTGGCACAGATGGTAAAACCACAACCACAAACATGATAAAACATATCATAGAAGGGAAACACCCTACAATCTCTTTTTCATCATTGGAGGATTCACTTGTCATTGAAGGTTTAGTTGATTTGCTGGTGGAGGGTAGATTGGGTGAGGGCGAATTTGCAGTTTTTGAACTGCCTCATGGTACCATAAGGATGACGCAGGGCCTAGAATTATGTGCTGGTATCATAACCACGCTCACTCCAGATCACCTTGATGAGTTCAGGGACTATGATGATTATATAAGGCGAAACCTCCTTATCAAGGATCTTATCAAGGAGAGGGGCTTGCTCATACTCAATGGGGACGATCCTATAATAAACACATTCACAGATGAGATAGGATCACCTCATATAATCTATAGCATTGGCAGAGAAAGGCGGGTTGAATTCCATGGTAGAAGCTATGTGACAAAACCCATACCAGCTGATGTTAAAGCCGAGAAAATCAAATTAAAGGGTCTGATGGGGTCAGAGTTCACCTTCACAACCGGGAGAATACCCACACTCATATGTGAAAAATGTAAAAGCATAGAATGTGAATGTGGAGATTTTAAACGTGTATATGTTGGACCATACAAGGAAAGGGTCAGCTTACAGGTTCCTGGGATATTCAATGTGGAGAATGCACTAGCGGCCATTACAACAGGACTCATACTAGGCTTTGACATGGATTATCTAAAGGAGCGGATAGGCGAGTTCAAGGGTATAAGGGGACGTTTCGAGGTCATAGACGAAGTTGATGGTGTTAAAGTTTATATGGACGCCGCCCACAACCCTGAGAGTATGGAGAAGTTATTCGAGGGCTTGGGATTTGATGGCAGGCTTATAATAAGCCTTGACAACCCCGACACATTAACGGTGAGGGATAAATTCAAGATAGGTAAAACACTTGCAAGGGCGGCTGATCTGCTCATTGTAAGCGCCAAGAATGAAACAACAGAAGAAATAGACTGGAAGGCGGCCGGGGAAGTAGCAGAGGGGGCGAACCCCACAAAGACTATAATAGTAGAAAACGTCTACAAATCCATCAAAAAAGCCCTGGAAGAATCCGAGGAAGGGGATACGATAATCCACATGGGCCCGGGGGTTGTTAACGCCTACAAGAACGTTAAAATGGACATAAAAAGGGCTATAGAAGATTACAAGGAGAACCGATAA
- a CDS encoding DNA repair exonuclease — protein sequence MYKFAHLADCHLGAHRYTELKRLEVESFKGAIKRSCKRGVDFIIISGDLFHSNIPNMEVVKEVAKILKGLKEEEIPVYTCYGSHDYSPTRTSMIDVLESAGLLKRVDRIRPEENRYVLDFTSDPVTGAKLTGISARKMNMEIEQFKYLDRASIESEEGFKIFLFHSAITEFKPAYLSEMESIPLSLFPRGFDYYGGGHLHEKIEKHVEDHGWIVYPGPLFGSYATDLEANAKGKKRGFYIVEFDDTVQDVSFLPLDLVEYAYFEYNVTGKSSQEAMDDIISDLQFSDVDDKIVMVKIRGELSSGKTADIDPIRIRDLLVDRGALHVNINRHGLRRRERRRIRVRMEDVPQVEKSLFRENRENLDVLRECDVDVAMELLAVLRRARKPNERKVDYEDGMFKDALRVLSIEKFLGDLL from the coding sequence GTGTACAAGTTCGCCCATTTAGCAGACTGCCACCTTGGAGCCCACAGATACACAGAACTTAAAAGACTAGAAGTTGAAAGTTTCAAGGGGGCCATCAAGAGATCTTGCAAGAGGGGTGTTGATTTTATCATAATATCAGGGGATCTGTTCCATTCTAACATACCCAATATGGAAGTTGTCAAGGAAGTTGCTAAAATACTTAAGGGCTTGAAGGAGGAGGAAATACCGGTATATACATGTTATGGGAGTCATGATTACAGTCCAACTAGGACATCAATGATCGACGTGCTTGAAAGTGCAGGCTTATTAAAAAGGGTTGACAGAATCCGCCCGGAAGAAAATAGGTATGTCCTTGATTTTACTTCGGATCCGGTGACTGGGGCTAAGCTTACGGGTATATCAGCCCGTAAAATGAACATGGAAATAGAACAGTTCAAATATCTTGACAGGGCCTCCATAGAATCCGAGGAAGGGTTTAAGATATTCCTTTTTCATAGTGCCATAACAGAATTTAAACCGGCATATCTATCGGAGATGGAATCTATCCCATTGAGCCTCTTCCCCCGGGGTTTTGACTATTATGGAGGAGGCCATCTACATGAAAAGATAGAAAAGCATGTGGAAGATCATGGTTGGATAGTCTATCCTGGGCCATTGTTTGGATCATATGCAACTGATCTTGAAGCGAATGCTAAGGGTAAAAAGCGGGGGTTCTATATTGTGGAATTTGATGATACTGTCCAGGATGTGAGTTTCCTGCCATTGGATCTTGTTGAATATGCCTATTTTGAATATAATGTTACGGGTAAAAGCTCCCAGGAGGCTATGGATGATATAATCTCCGATCTTCAATTTTCTGATGTGGATGATAAGATTGTTATGGTGAAGATCAGGGGGGAGCTTTCATCGGGTAAAACGGCCGATATAGACCCCATAAGGATAAGGGATTTGCTCGTGGATAGGGGTGCTTTACATGTTAATATAAACCGTCATGGTCTCAGGCGCCGTGAGAGGAGGCGGATAAGGGTTAGGATGGAGGATGTTCCACAGGTTGAAAAGAGCCTTTTCAGGGAGAACAGGGAGAATTTGGATGTTCTCAGGGAATGTGATGTTGATGTTGCCATGGAACTTTTAGCTGTTTTGAGGCGGGCTAGGAAACCAAATGAGCGGAAGGTTGATTACGAGGATGGGATGTTCAAGGATGCTTTGAGGGTATTGTCAATTGAGAAATTTTTGGGTGATCTTTTATGA
- a CDS encoding heavy metal-binding domain-containing protein, protein MIVVSSNHVPGYRAVETIGLVYGLTVRSRGLGGQVGAGLRSIAGGEIKEYVTMMEHARQEAIDRMIEHARELGANAIISARFDSDSISNVMQEILAYGTAVIIEKE, encoded by the coding sequence ATTATTGTTGTAAGTTCAAATCATGTCCCGGGATATCGTGCCGTTGAAACCATAGGCCTCGTTTACGGTCTTACAGTTAGGAGCAGAGGACTGGGAGGCCAGGTTGGGGCCGGTTTAAGATCTATTGCTGGGGGGGAGATCAAAGAGTATGTTACCATGATGGAACATGCACGTCAAGAGGCTATTGATCGTATGATAGAACATGCGAGGGAACTTGGAGCCAATGCTATTATAAGCGCACGCTTTGATTCTGATTCCATCTCCAATGTCATGCAAGAAATCTTAGCCTATGGTACGGCTGTTATAATAGAAAAGGAATAA
- a CDS encoding AAA family ATPase, protein MILKSLELKNIRSYREARISFSDGVTLFKGDIGSGKTTLLLAVEFALFGLGGQRGAGLLRLGSNSGYVSLTFQVDGKTYTSYRSLRRSDGSISQDRCYIETENGRMNLPPTEMKDTILRILKYNEPLNPRAKSRIYRYAVFTPQEEMKKIISMNSKERLETIRRALGLEDYNIAATNADMVAARIDRKADRLEGRVHDLPMLKDKMDDRKREIDKYKLLIEKIEDEKKKLEEKRKIIENDLAELERRYDNIKDAENRKKSLMEKINIISEQIEEAEKKNEKIEEEYRRHILEMDEEKKEKFEEEKRLKAIEEALEGVENRIEGIREDYESILLDKNQLENLKKQEHEHLERLQEIQEDNKKIKEEQSKTIKRIKSLEEIKKPSNKSLREIEEIIEEYERKKGIAEEKIGEVNAKIKDYSSIKEEKTCPTCGAPVNPSKIKKKLKEKQKQKRELEKMKKEYTKRIRENKNLKEKIREYENAKRELEILKEKLEDMEQNRQKNDKTIKKIQEKTKEIKRMKKSLEERISTKSTIPDEMRRLKTEKESLEGERDALKEKIANIKASIKHHQEMITKLKPTKNMEYQENKKIIKEKTGQIETIREEIKKLDKILEKKDEIEEKRDQTKNSLDHAMEKIRECERERERNIGSLKRIKEEIKDLEEQIKERERIKRSIKKLKEYVKWLKEYFIPTLSDIETHVMTQINQEFNSHFQRWFQKLVEDNEKTVRIDENFTPIIEQGGYEQELEHLSGGEKTSVALAYRLALNTIIQRYSTIKSDMLILDEPTDGFSKEQLLKFREILEELECSQIIIVSHEEELENLADHTFTVEKNAGISTIQTG, encoded by the coding sequence ATGATCCTTAAATCCTTGGAACTTAAGAATATTCGAAGTTACCGGGAGGCGAGGATCAGCTTTTCTGATGGTGTCACACTTTTTAAGGGGGATATAGGCTCTGGTAAGACAACATTACTCTTAGCGGTTGAATTCGCCCTTTTCGGCCTGGGGGGTCAGCGGGGGGCTGGTTTGCTCCGTCTGGGTTCAAATAGTGGTTATGTTTCCCTCACATTCCAGGTGGATGGTAAAACCTATACTAGTTATAGGAGTCTTAGGAGGAGTGATGGGAGTATAAGCCAGGATAGGTGTTATATTGAGACAGAGAATGGTAGGATGAACCTGCCCCCGACGGAGATGAAGGATACGATACTCAGGATATTGAAGTATAATGAGCCTTTGAATCCGCGTGCAAAGAGTCGCATTTACAGGTATGCTGTTTTCACGCCACAGGAGGAGATGAAGAAGATAATAAGTATGAATTCTAAAGAGAGGCTTGAAACCATTAGAAGGGCTCTAGGATTGGAGGATTATAATATAGCCGCCACTAACGCTGATATGGTGGCGGCTCGGATTGATAGAAAGGCTGATAGGCTTGAAGGGAGAGTACATGACCTTCCAATGTTAAAGGATAAGATGGATGATAGAAAACGTGAAATAGACAAGTACAAGCTTTTAATTGAAAAAATAGAAGATGAGAAGAAAAAACTGGAAGAGAAGAGGAAAATCATAGAGAATGATCTTGCAGAACTTGAAAGAAGATACGATAACATCAAAGACGCTGAGAACAGGAAAAAGAGTCTAATGGAGAAAATCAACATTATAAGTGAGCAGATAGAAGAAGCAGAGAAGAAAAACGAGAAAATAGAGGAAGAATATAGAAGACACATCCTAGAAATGGACGAAGAGAAAAAGGAGAAATTCGAAGAGGAAAAAAGACTAAAAGCGATAGAGGAGGCCCTCGAAGGGGTGGAAAATAGAATAGAGGGTATACGAGAAGACTATGAGAGCATACTACTAGATAAAAACCAACTAGAAAACTTGAAAAAACAAGAGCATGAACATCTAGAAAGACTCCAGGAAATCCAAGAAGACAACAAAAAAATCAAAGAGGAGCAATCCAAGACCATCAAAAGAATCAAAAGCCTAGAGGAGATTAAAAAACCATCCAATAAGAGTCTAAGAGAAATCGAAGAAATCATAGAGGAATATGAAAGAAAAAAGGGGATAGCAGAGGAAAAAATAGGGGAAGTTAACGCTAAGATAAAGGATTACTCCTCAATAAAAGAAGAAAAAACCTGTCCAACATGCGGAGCCCCAGTCAACCCATCCAAGATCAAAAAGAAACTCAAAGAAAAACAAAAGCAGAAAAGAGAACTTGAAAAAATGAAAAAAGAATACACTAAAAGAATAAGAGAAAACAAGAACCTCAAAGAAAAAATAAGAGAATACGAAAACGCTAAAAGAGAACTAGAAATCCTCAAAGAAAAACTAGAAGATATGGAGCAAAACCGTCAAAAAAACGATAAAACAATAAAGAAGATCCAAGAAAAAACAAAAGAGATAAAAAGGATGAAAAAGAGCCTGGAAGAGAGGATAAGCACAAAATCAACCATCCCAGATGAGATGAGACGACTCAAAACAGAAAAAGAAAGTTTAGAGGGTGAAAGGGACGCGCTGAAAGAAAAAATAGCCAACATAAAAGCATCCATAAAGCATCACCAGGAAATGATCACAAAACTAAAACCAACCAAGAACATGGAATACCAAGAAAACAAAAAAATCATAAAGGAAAAAACAGGCCAAATAGAAACCATCAGGGAAGAAATCAAAAAATTAGACAAAATACTGGAGAAAAAGGATGAAATAGAAGAGAAAAGAGACCAAACAAAGAACAGCCTCGACCATGCCATGGAAAAGATAAGAGAATGTGAAAGAGAACGTGAAAGGAACATTGGATCGCTCAAAAGGATAAAAGAGGAAATCAAAGACTTGGAAGAACAAATAAAAGAAAGGGAAAGAATAAAAAGGTCCATAAAAAAATTAAAAGAGTATGTTAAATGGCTCAAAGAATACTTCATACCAACATTAAGCGACATCGAAACCCATGTAATGACACAAATAAACCAGGAATTCAACAGCCACTTCCAGCGCTGGTTCCAAAAACTCGTAGAAGATAACGAAAAAACTGTAAGGATAGATGAAAACTTCACACCCATAATAGAACAAGGAGGCTATGAACAAGAACTGGAACACCTCAGCGGAGGAGAAAAAACAAGCGTAGCACTAGCCTATAGACTAGCACTAAACACCATTATTCAAAGATACTCCACAATAAAATCAGACATGCTCATATTAGACGAGCCAACGGACGGATTCAGCAAAGAACAGCTCCTAAAATTCAGAGAAATACTAGAAGAATTGGAATGTTCACAGATAATAATAGTATCCCATGAAGAAGAACTAGAAAACCTAGCAGACCATACATTCACAGTAGAAAAAAATGCCGGGATCTCCACAATTCAAACCGGATAA
- a CDS encoding ATP-binding protein, with the protein MRELASGIQLEKSGSQLEFLDEELRNYIIAEAKTILQIQDGRPQLPKTLPRFFNQVRRIRDDDLKFLKKETEDPLYLGNVRSGSKELKTRIHVNAREAIPHHILIPATTGRGKSNLVKVMLWELMDIENIGMLVLDPHDEYYGRNELGLKDHPNQEKLKYYTPDASKVEGMAYSLNINLKSIRPEHFDGIVEFTSAQEDAIKLYHNKFGEDWIQKIITGERVDDQEGDKEKVRPSTLSVLQRKFDNILGIYEENGRLKSRGGVFTTDAGDSTIKEVIQSLEAGEIVIIDTSRLMGEAELLVGSIIVGAIFNKYQKYKADGTLEEKPIIGIVIEEAPRVLGKEVIEKQGHNIYSTVAREGRKFNIGLVAITQLVSLIPRTILANMNTKIILGNEMSQERAEIIASASQDLSDDNRTIASLDRGEAIVTSIFTKFAVPIKIPLFEEHAQEKVNKGEDKPPLLSYEELVR; encoded by the coding sequence ATGAGAGAACTCGCCTCGGGGATCCAACTCGAAAAAAGCGGCTCCCAGCTAGAATTCCTAGACGAGGAACTTAGAAATTATATAATCGCAGAAGCCAAAACCATACTCCAAATACAAGATGGTAGACCACAACTACCCAAGACACTACCAAGATTCTTCAATCAGGTAAGACGTATAAGAGATGATGATCTCAAATTTTTAAAAAAGGAAACAGAAGACCCCCTCTACTTGGGTAATGTGAGAAGCGGCTCAAAGGAACTTAAAACAAGGATACACGTTAATGCCAGAGAAGCTATACCACACCATATCCTTATACCAGCCACCACAGGTAGGGGCAAGAGCAACCTAGTAAAGGTGATGCTCTGGGAACTCATGGACATAGAAAACATAGGCATGCTAGTCCTCGACCCACACGACGAATACTATGGGAGAAACGAACTAGGACTGAAGGACCATCCCAACCAAGAAAAACTTAAATATTACACCCCCGACGCTTCAAAAGTTGAAGGCATGGCATACTCCCTTAACATAAACCTTAAATCCATAAGACCAGAACATTTCGATGGCATAGTCGAGTTTACAAGCGCCCAAGAGGATGCGATAAAACTTTACCATAACAAATTCGGAGAAGATTGGATACAGAAGATTATAACAGGGGAAAGAGTTGATGACCAGGAAGGAGATAAGGAAAAGGTGCGTCCCAGCACACTCAGCGTCCTGCAGAGGAAATTCGATAATATACTAGGCATCTACGAGGAGAATGGCCGATTAAAGTCTCGTGGGGGTGTTTTCACGACAGATGCTGGGGATTCAACCATCAAAGAGGTTATACAATCCCTAGAAGCTGGTGAAATCGTTATAATAGACACTTCAAGGCTTATGGGCGAAGCAGAACTACTAGTAGGTAGCATAATCGTCGGGGCAATATTCAACAAATACCAAAAATACAAAGCAGACGGCACCCTAGAAGAGAAGCCCATAATCGGTATAGTTATAGAGGAAGCCCCAAGGGTCCTTGGAAAAGAGGTTATAGAAAAACAAGGCCACAACATTTACAGTACAGTTGCAAGGGAAGGTCGGAAATTCAACATAGGACTCGTTGCCATAACACAACTTGTAAGCCTGATCCCCAGGACTATACTCGCGAATATGAACACGAAGATAATCCTAGGAAATGAAATGTCACAAGAGCGGGCTGAGATAATAGCAAGCGCTTCACAGGATCTTTCAGATGATAATCGGACAATAGCAAGCCTTGACCGGGGGGAGGCTATAGTGACGAGTATATTCACGAAATTCGCAGTACCCATTAAAATACCACTCTTCGAAGAACATGCCCAGGAAAAAGTAAATAAAGGGGAGGATAAACCCCCACTCTTATCCTACGAAGAACTGGTAAGGTGA
- a CDS encoding APC family permease, with protein MRLRRALTLFDVVNLVIGTIVGADIYIVAAVGAGTLGPASILSWFIAGIMAIIIALVFAESSSVLARVGGPYAYARHVFGDFVGFLVGWSLWVSSWVAIAVFPVAFVSYLLHFIALDPILQALVKVVFIVSLTLVNYRSVKVAGKVNDALTVLKLAPLFIFALAGLVYFLMKPDILIANYTPFAPYGLKGLGSVVVLVFWAYVGFELVTVPSDEVVDPERTIPKAIILGMIFIMFFYLITNFVILGVVPWNLLASSQAPLALAGYMLLGSSGALLMTLGALFSISGSEEAGILSTARILYAMASDGLLPGVFAKVHQRYRTPHVSLVFQNLTALVAALLGTATQLISVSVFTLLFCYILTCISLPLLKKERTPIKAILGFLACLYLMVNCPFDSILWGLLLTFIGIPLYLKYATHQPDIYVRRIARQLQESILARREKRFLARFLRSLFNLMKKLK; from the coding sequence ATGAGGCTTCGAAGGGCTCTTACATTATTTGATGTTGTGAACCTTGTAATCGGGACTATTGTCGGCGCTGATATTTATATAGTGGCTGCTGTTGGCGCGGGGACCCTTGGACCCGCATCTATATTATCCTGGTTTATAGCTGGGATTATGGCGATTATAATTGCACTTGTATTCGCCGAGTCTTCATCAGTGTTAGCCCGTGTAGGCGGACCCTATGCATATGCCCGGCATGTTTTCGGGGACTTTGTAGGGTTTCTTGTGGGCTGGTCCCTTTGGGTGTCATCCTGGGTGGCTATAGCGGTTTTTCCAGTTGCATTTGTTTCATATTTGCTTCATTTCATCGCCTTGGATCCTATTCTCCAGGCTCTTGTTAAGGTTGTTTTCATAGTCTCCTTAACCCTGGTAAATTATAGGAGTGTGAAGGTGGCTGGTAAGGTTAATGATGCTTTAACTGTTTTGAAGCTGGCTCCGCTTTTTATCTTTGCCCTTGCAGGTCTGGTTTATTTTCTAATGAAACCTGATATACTCATAGCCAATTATACGCCCTTCGCACCCTATGGCTTAAAGGGGCTGGGTAGTGTTGTTGTATTAGTCTTCTGGGCGTATGTGGGTTTTGAACTTGTAACAGTACCATCTGATGAGGTTGTAGACCCTGAGAGGACGATACCAAAGGCTATAATCCTTGGGATGATATTTATAATGTTCTTTTATCTTATAACAAATTTTGTCATATTAGGTGTTGTCCCCTGGAATCTCCTTGCAAGTAGCCAGGCGCCACTGGCACTCGCAGGTTACATGCTACTAGGATCCTCAGGGGCCCTGCTCATGACCCTAGGCGCCCTATTCTCAATATCAGGCTCGGAAGAAGCTGGTATACTCTCTACTGCGAGGATATTATATGCTATGGCCTCTGATGGTCTTCTTCCAGGGGTCTTTGCCAAAGTACATCAAAGGTATAGGACGCCCCATGTAAGTTTGGTTTTCCAAAACCTAACAGCCCTAGTGGCGGCGCTTTTAGGAACAGCCACACAACTTATTAGCGTATCTGTGTTCACCCTACTCTTCTGTTACATTCTAACCTGCATCTCATTACCCCTACTCAAAAAAGAAAGAACACCTATTAAGGCCATCCTAGGATTTCTTGCATGCCTTTATCTTATGGTCAACTGTCCATTTGACTCCATCCTCTGGGGCCTGCTTCTAACTTTTATTGGAATCCCATTATATTTGAAGTATGCAACCCATCAACCCGACATTTATGTGAGGAGAATAGCAAGACAACTACAAGAGAGTATACTGGCAAGAAGAGAGAAAAGATTCCTCGCAAGATTCCTAAGATCATTGTTCAATCTTATGAAAAAATTGAAATAA
- a CDS encoding Mur ligase family protein, giving the protein MKAAVIGLGVEGRKAVKSLRKRGYKVYATDINTNLNLEGLEDVEVDLGFHDMEKIKACDIVTLSPSLYNTPLKEEIEDKLICNIIGDYKDTYTIGVTGTNGKTTTALMITKILEKWGKKVLVGGNAGGGFQGYTELILQATEKKYDIIVVEICDMTLDFADQCFNLDLVILTNIGRDHMNHHKTIKNYKESLRRFLKDKRALLNREDPLSLQLKTPKSILYGPYDGQIRLFGEFNKLNAGAAAKATQLLGTPKSIIDSVLGEFEAPRGRIQTYKFNKANIIIGKIDNPSAMKTILQETLFDIIFLGTPRRNENWRFETLQEIGKKPPRILVLFPGLEDTTDIALKCAKELPSKVLIVKDTDELIKLLEDFSREYNRILIGGNGQEKIIKIQENIEKMVGQ; this is encoded by the coding sequence ATGAAAGCCGCAGTGATAGGATTAGGCGTCGAAGGCAGAAAAGCCGTGAAATCACTTAGAAAACGTGGATACAAAGTATACGCCACCGACATCAACACTAATCTGAATTTAGAGGGTCTAGAGGATGTTGAAGTAGACCTGGGCTTCCATGACATGGAAAAAATAAAAGCATGTGACATTGTAACATTAAGTCCAAGCCTCTACAACACACCACTCAAAGAGGAAATAGAAGACAAACTAATCTGTAACATCATAGGGGACTATAAGGACACATATACAATAGGGGTCACAGGAACCAATGGCAAAACAACAACAGCCCTCATGATAACAAAAATATTGGAAAAGTGGGGTAAGAAGGTCCTAGTAGGGGGTAATGCTGGGGGAGGATTCCAAGGTTACACAGAACTCATATTACAAGCCACAGAGAAAAAGTATGACATTATAGTCGTGGAAATATGCGACATGACATTAGATTTCGCAGATCAATGCTTCAACCTAGACCTTGTAATCTTAACTAACATAGGCAGAGACCACATGAACCACCATAAAACCATCAAAAACTACAAAGAGAGCCTCAGAAGATTCCTAAAAGATAAAAGGGCCCTGCTCAACAGAGAAGACCCATTATCATTACAATTAAAAACCCCAAAGTCAATACTATACGGTCCATATGATGGTCAAATCAGATTATTTGGAGAATTCAACAAATTAAATGCCGGCGCGGCCGCGAAAGCAACTCAACTACTTGGCACGCCCAAGAGTATAATAGACTCCGTCTTGGGAGAATTTGAAGCCCCAAGGGGGCGTATACAAACTTATAAATTTAATAAGGCAAATATAATCATAGGAAAGATTGACAATCCTTCAGCCATGAAAACCATACTACAAGAAACTCTTTTTGATATAATATTCCTCGGAACCCCAAGAAGAAACGAAAACTGGAGATTCGAAACACTACAAGAAATAGGCAAAAAACCCCCCAGGATACTGGTATTATTCCCAGGCCTCGAAGATACGACAGATATCGCCCTAAAATGTGCAAAGGAACTGCCCTCAAAGGTTTTAATTGTAAAAGACACTGATGAACTCATCAAATTATTGGAAGACTTTAGCAGAGAATACAATAGGATACTCATAGGGGGTAATGGACAAGAAAAGATCATAAAGATCCAAGAAAATATAGAAAAAATGGTGGGACAATGA
- a CDS encoding DNA double-strand break repair nuclease NurA, whose protein sequence is MEKVIKTLEREVRENIGELGDYEVYNSHGDYFKPLKDDVEPRLMAFVDGGNNTILEAPRFSLQVNRVYFNLFRGKKRQRPSRVPEKIEFFSYLSVHDSEDGQVGKVKIFPLLEEHRKYLPVEEDLTVTLPGPPDFYQRSRMFSVARRFAEWSFSTHIIEEELDEGDILVKDGSLDTSFEGERKYLHRILETADRMGVNLAGLSKTCTLPTPAGDSLIASIGRLAKDINYKRWYYPTKPTKKVKEYNIKIMIVKLHELSDYIFRLDLLNQDDELEIISAIGENTVDATFPGYPYGLIDADLNARVRMDEVNIYKTSILSGLSGDTLEELKYHIRALDAHERLNMIAMIKDKKPR, encoded by the coding sequence TTGGAAAAGGTAATTAAAACCCTTGAAAGAGAGGTTAGAGAGAATATAGGGGAGTTGGGGGATTATGAAGTCTATAATTCTCATGGAGATTATTTCAAACCCCTTAAGGATGATGTTGAACCCCGTTTAATGGCGTTCGTCGACGGCGGGAATAACACTATATTGGAGGCTCCAAGATTCTCCCTACAAGTAAATAGAGTGTATTTCAATCTTTTCAGGGGTAAGAAACGTCAAAGACCCTCCAGGGTACCTGAAAAGATAGAGTTTTTCTCTTATCTTAGTGTCCATGATTCAGAGGATGGACAAGTAGGTAAAGTGAAGATATTCCCACTCCTAGAAGAGCATAGAAAGTATCTGCCAGTGGAGGAGGATCTTACAGTAACGCTCCCAGGACCCCCAGATTTCTACCAGCGAAGTAGAATGTTCTCAGTGGCTCGAAGGTTCGCGGAGTGGAGCTTCAGCACCCATATAATAGAAGAAGAACTCGATGAGGGTGACATACTCGTGAAGGATGGTTCACTGGATACATCATTCGAAGGAGAGCGTAAATACCTCCACAGAATATTAGAAACTGCTGATAGGATGGGGGTTAACCTCGCAGGCCTTTCAAAAACGTGCACATTACCCACACCAGCCGGGGATTCCCTAATAGCCTCCATTGGGAGATTGGCGAAGGATATCAATTATAAAAGATGGTATTATCCTACAAAGCCCACTAAAAAGGTGAAGGAATATAATATAAAGATAATGATTGTTAAATTACATGAACTCTCAGATTACATTTTCAGATTAGACCTTCTCAATCAAGATGACGAACTCGAGATAATATCCGCCATTGGGGAGAATACAGTTGATGCTACATTCCCAGGCTACCCGTATGGTCTCATAGACGCCGACCTTAACGCGAGGGTACGTATGGATGAGGTGAACATATACAAGACAAGTATATTATCAGGGTTATCAGGGGACACACTGGAAGAGTTGAAATATCATATAAGGGCGCTTGACGCCCATGAAAGACTGAACATGATAGCCATGATCAAGGATAAAAAGCCTAGATAG